From Triplophysa dalaica isolate WHDGS20190420 chromosome 24, ASM1584641v1, whole genome shotgun sequence:
GCTCAGACTTCACTAGGCATATGGGCTGTGATGgcttttgaataaatgtttatgcttTTTGCAACAACTTGATGCACGGTATGCCactctggataaaagcatctgaaagTTGTGAATCTGCATAAATGGAAATGCTACCAAGTGCAACTAAAGCCTCTAGAAGTCTGAAAATGTTCATACGGTATCGCTCACCTATGCGGGCAATGGGCACTCCAGCCTGCAAGATCTGTACGGTGCTGTCCACCGCCGACTGGACGGATGGAAAAGAGCAAACAGCTGACACCATACTCTCCGGAATACCGTAGAGCCGTAGCGTGGCTTTTGTTATAATACCCAAAGTTCCCTCTGATCCCACAAACAGGTTTGTTATGTTATAACCAGCTGACGTCTTTCTGAAAGAGCATAGATACTTTTTGTTTCAGGTGTTTATTAGACAAGAGAAGGTTTTATTGGGCATTGGGTGTTACCTTGGACGACGCCCCTTTCCAGCTGTGTGCAGGACCGTCCCATCCGCCAGCACCACCTCCAGGTTCATCACATTTTCACGCATTGTACCGTAACGGACCGCGTTGGTGCCAGACGCACTTGTTGCAGCCATGCCGCAGAGAGACGCGTCGGCACCTGGATCTGTAGAGATGTCAGTATCCCATGGAACATCAATTAAACAGCTTCAGAGtgttcataaatattaatatattagaCTGACCGACAGGGAACCAGAGGCCAGTGTCTCGCAGATACGCATTCAAGGCTTTGCGCGTCACGCCTGGCTCCACGGTTACATCAGAGTCCTCCTGGTGAAGATCAAGCACCTGGTCCATCTTCCTTAGGCTGAAACACACACCGCCCTGACACATACACAGTCCCGTTACAAGTGAATTGGCCCATTTGTATTTTCATGCATGTGGTAAGGAATTCCGTTCAAAGACTTGACCAACCTTCAAAGCACCGACTCCTCCCTCCAAGCCCGTTCCGGTGCCAAAGGGGATGATGGGTAATCGATGGTGGTGACAAATTTTGGCAAGACCGCTGACCTCCTCCACGGATCGGGGAAACACCACCACATCTGGCGGTCGACatctgaaaaacacaacatacatcaataaaatatttaacaaattaaatatggtTACAAATATAAagattgatatatttttttactatattaaattaattttatgttgtaataggaattgtattggttttaatggaagctATAATTGTGTATCTGGCtgtcttgttaaaaaaacaatagaaactaTTAAATAAGTAATGATTTTAGAGGGATTtctattggttttaatggattATGTAATGGTGTctatccctgctgaaaaaaaactatagaaccccaatagaaaccattacatAAAATCTATTGGTTCCCATTTAAATACCGTTATAAACAATTCGCTTTTtcaattaaaaccaatacaaaattattttttgtgttttgtattccAGTAGAATtaaacatcccaccaatagattACATCACATACCAGAAGAACCATTAtcgtttccattaaaaccaatacaaatcctTTCAAACCCATcaaaaccattacaacttctttaatggtttctattgtttttcagcagggatacttgaataatgcccaaaaatacactaaaacaaggaattttgtaatgggttgtaattgtatttaaatagaaatctgtgaatgaatgaatcttaGAAATGTCTGTGATTGATTCTCTTGGGCTTCtatgttttttcagcagggttacAAAACATCAACTGTTAACCATTAAACctattacaaaattcctttatGTCGGGTTTATAACATCCAACCAATAGAATCACCAGTAGAGACCCAGAGAGAACATTATAGTTTTTAttacaatcaataaaaaaacacaatataaccattaaatccattaatGGAACACTTCCCTGCTGATCAAACACTTATAGAAGTTATATGTGGTATATacactggtatgtgatggattctattggtgggatgttaaatcctTTTGGGAAAATGCccaaaacatcaaaaataacgttgtaatggttataatgggaaaaGCTAATGATTCATAGtggtattttaatgaaaaccattagaatttctgtaatggtttctattgtagctcagtagtaagagcattgcgttaacaacgcaaggttgttggttcgattcCAGGTGagtgcaaatacctatgtaaaatgtataggataaagcaatgcaagtcgctttggataaaagcgtctgccaaatgcctaaatataaatgtaaatgtattgatttttcAACAGGGTTTTACTAGGGTGATAAACCGTGCAGGTTTGTTCCAGAAGTTCACGGTAAGGGAATTAAATGTTGAACTGTTGCTTTAAGAGGCCGGTGGATGCCACTGGTTGGCACAGACAGGTATGGCACTCACCTGTGCACAGACTCGTCTCTCCCGTGCTGTTCTCTCACCGCTAACCCCACAGAGACGCCTTCATCTCCGGTGACAGCGCGAAACGACGCGATGACTCGCTCCACGGCCCCAGTCTAGACGAACATTTGCGTACAAAGCATTAAAATCACGGAAAGTTTGCATGCATGGTGGTACGAGGTAAGAGTGTGacgttaaataaataaaaaatgttgcattgttgCTATTGCATATGTTGACTTGTGCAACATCAATGTATTGTTGAGGAAAATCGTGTTTGATTTATTACGTAATCTATAAGGTCCTGAATGCCTTTCGTCTATTTATAAGGTAATAAATACAGTTATGTAATATTTAACCGTAACGCTTACTTGAGCAGAGGAATATCTCCTGCACCTCCAAAAGACAACCGGCAGCCGCGAAAACCCCAAACGCAGGGTTTGTCCCAACAAGGTCATTTCTGTAGAGTAACCGCGCTGAAATAATCAATCTTCCATGCATTGACGCTTAAAAGTTTATTCGAATATACTTCCGGATTAACGTCAGAGCGAAACGCCTCCAATGAACCTCAAGCCCCGCCCCTGAACTGACGCTAAGTAGACTTAGAAAATTATAGAACGTGACGCCTGATTGGCTCAAAATGCCACTTATGAATATCAAGTAGCAGGGCGTTTCAGGATGGTTATTTAATTACCATTTAAAAGTAAACCTTTAGCAGGGTAGAAAATGATTAAATTTGTGTCTCGTGTTCGAAAGAGTTTTAATacaatgtttgtatatttatcgTGGTACGcaacattaaaatatgatttgtgGGTTCTTTGTATTTCTCTACACATAAtggaaaagaataaaaaacagaaaataaagtttCAATTGTGGTCGATTCCAATGCTCTATGgttattttaatagaaaaggcCACAAGGTGGCGATATTACCATACACGGTTGCTTGTTTTGGCCCAAATTTCAGTAGTCTAGATCCACTGTCTTTAGTCAATGTGTGTGGTCAGTAGCAGGTTTTTCAAAACGTACACCCTGATGCATTCCTGTGCAAAGACTTGGTGAGAGTCGTAGTTATGAAACGTGAAGACTTTGCTAGCAAAAAGAAAGCACACAAAGGGCATTGTCATTGTTTGAACAGGCGGGTTGTATAAAGCCAAGATCATGCATGACCAAAGTGTGACAGTGTATCTCGATGCACAAAGGTCGCCCAGGTGCTGCGAGGTGTGTTTCTCTAACACAACTAAATCAGTGCATCAATTGACCTTTAATTGTGACCTTTAATAGTTTGTAAGCACACAAATGAAGATGATTCATTTGTAGATTGATATGTAAATCTAGTTAATAATCCAGTGCGTTTTGCAATCTGCATAGTTGGAGATGACAAGTTGCGGCATCGGTTCCCATAGTAACGTGTGCATTCTATGACATGTGCGAACGTCATTTGTTTCCCATTGGGAGAGTCTGTCGTTCGCTCCTCTAAATAGTTACATGGTGACTAACACAGATGAAATGCGTATATTTTTGCAAAGAAGCTCAAAGTCGATCAGTGGCCAAACCTGTTCCTAATAAAACCACCCATGAATGATGTGAAATCAAACAGATGTGGTTTGAGCAAGGCTCGGTCTTGGCGTTCCTAATATAAAGAGACAATGctgttttacttattttgtaAAGCCGGTGTGCTGTGTCATCCGGGTTAGTCAGTGTGTGACTGTTGAATTGTTTAATTTTAGAGaccagaaaagagaaaaaagccGAACCCTTTGTGACAAAGGCATTTCCGACTTGGCGAGGTGATGTATTTTGATGAAATCACAGTCTCCTTGGTTTTCGTGTTTTGATTTAGGATGTCTCGCAATAACACTGTAGAGGGGAAGTATGTGCCCAGAATCTTGATCATTTCTTCCTGTGCATTTCTGGAATGTAAAGAATGTCGTATATTCTGACTTGTGTATCCATCACCCCTCATGGTCTGTTTTCTTTATGGTcagaaaatataacaaaaactttaaacataTCTGTTcatccccgtgacccgaggtagttcggataagcggtagaaaatggaatggaatatctGTTCATtctctgccctcaaaactcatTTGCTTACTATTATTAAACCTCTAACTTTGTTGTGTCAgcaatgctttttttaataagaCTGTTATCAACAATTGATTTCATTTGGGGTCATTCCGACAAACCCGGATCTCCACAGACTGAACACCATTCATAAAATCCTGGAATCGAcaattcaatattattatttcatgtaGTTTTGAACTTTAAGACCCCACACAGAAATAATGCATAACCTTATAATGAAGGGCATGCAATAAATACtatcatgtttgtttataataattactTTGCCAATATCCTGAAAACTCACAATGACAGCATTGTCGGGATGTTTGAATAGCTCAAATGATTTGCACATTGGTCATAAATGAAAAGTTAAACCACACGCAAAATGAGTGAAAATTCATTGTTAGCGCAGTTCTTGCATTCACTCCCTTCGCCTAATCATACCCGAGTTGCATAAGAGTGTCCATCAGACTTCAGAAACATTTCTTCATGTGGCCCTGCCTTGTCTCAGagctctgtctctctttcaccCAACTCCGGGTGAGCTGGAATGCATTGACGTCAGAGGAGGGAGAGAGCGCTCAAGCGCTAGAGCAGAAGTGAGCGCGCAAGCACTGCGGAGCGACGCGCACTGGAGCAAAATAGCTGCGACGCGCGCACCGCTACTCGTCCGTATTGGACAGCGGGCATCATTTGTTTATAGACGAGCGCAATAATAACGGCAAACAAATCGGACGTTTTGCATATAGTTGGAAGCGAATGTTTTATTTCGCCTCCTGGAAGAAACAGACGCGGCGCAGACATCTACAGCGGATGCTTTTTCGTATACAGACGCGTGAATCGCTGCACTTCAAGTGGTAAGTTTATCGTAGCGGACAATgcgttttgtgtgtttatttgttcgtATGATCGCACGCATGTTGGGATTGCAGGTACGCTTGTGTCGGTGATGTGCGTCATTGAAATACACTGCGAAAGTCGGGACTGCGCAGCCGAAGTTCGTGTTGATGGATTGACCCACAGTTATTGCAACTAGCCTATTATGTTCTCTGTAGGTCTAGTGTATTTGGGTCGTTGGTGGGATGTTGTGTGGTGGAACCAATAGAGGACCATTAAATCATAAAGAGCCAAAACACAGTAAATAAAGCCATTTTTTAATGGTAGACATGATGGTTCATAATGTTTGTATTAGAAAccattacattttgtatttttcttttaccAGCAGGTTTGTGATGATGTCTGTTTTGATTGAGTAATTTGTTAGAATGAATATTATTTGGTAAATCTGGTTGCCATGTTGCTCGCAGACGAACAGTGGGTCAGATGATGGCCTGCATCTTGTTTCTTTCCAGtctctctcctccacacaaACACGCTCGGTATGGATGTTACCCTATCCTCCGCTCTGTACATGCACGTCCCTGGGGAATTCCAGGAGCATTTTCTTGCAGTGGCACATAGTATTTAAAACACAGTACAATGGGGCCATGTATGTATattgttttgaaacatttttactcTTCACCCTTTATTTGTACTCGGATAAGATGCAAATTAAAGTGAAGAAATATTTATAATGCGCCTAAGGGACgttaaaactaaaaatgaaaccTGAGAAGAGTCACGCTTTGAAATGTCATCTGAGATGTTTTGCTCGCCAAATGCATTGGATTACGGGTAAAGCATCTGCATCACTGCCTGGATGCATAATGTATATAGCATGCACCCAAAGTCCTAGACTCAGCATTGTGCGTGCgttgagtgcatgtgtgtgagcaTATGTGTATGCTGGCAAACTACCAAGTTTCTTGTCGTTTCGCAGTGATGGTGTTTGTGCTCATGTGTAAGGTCACTGCGATATCGCAGAAGTATTGTGAGACACATCAACCCATCGCAAGGCAGGCCTGAGGGGTTCCTCAGAACCAGAGGAGCGAGATCATGCCACAATGACAAAAAGTGACTATACAATTGAAACAGTAAACCCGAGTTTCTGTCCTAGACAAGCCCTGACCACATCAAACGACCGGACGGCTTTGtggcttgttttgtgtttctgtggtGTAGCCCCTCCCACTGTGAAATGTCATTGGTGcaaaaaaataagctttttgAAACGTAGGATTAAACACAAACTATCTTCTCATTTTTGGACtgataaagggatagttcacccaacattgaaaatgttttcGTTATTTactcctcatgtcattccaacctgtatgacttacttatgtctgcagaacacaaaagaagatattttgaagaatgttggaaaccaaacaacattggccctcattggcttccattttatggacacaaaaccacaaagacatttctcaaagtatcttctgttgtgtttcacaAATGAACAAGTCAAATACAGTGTGACATGAAGTTGTAATGGatgatgaatttttatttttgcgtgaactcTAACTTAGTGTTAGAATAGAAGATTTTGTGGTTATTTGAGTGTACACGTTAATGCACTTTGAACAGTAGGCACGCAAGCTCTCACTGCATCACGCTGACTTCACCACTATGAATGTTGCATGATGGGAACATGGGGCAATGAGATCATTTTTAAAGGAAACCCCACTCCGTCCTCCCTAAACCCCTTCTCTTTCACATCTCCACTCGTCAATCAGCCCACCCTCCTTTAAATGAGAGGGGTATGACTCATCCTTTAACACCTCTCCCCTCAGTACCTCCTGTGAAACCGCAAGCCCTCTGACAGCCCTGCGAATAACATTGCGTGTATCTGTGTACAAATGAGTCCGGGGGTCTGCTTTCCTGCCTCTGTCTGGTGACAAAAGACACCGGGATCTCTCGTTCAGCCAGCAGACATTTTCTCGTGGTGGTGCTGTTCAGAAACCCTGAGCCTGCTGGTTTCCAGTCGCCTCGATGAGAAGGTTCTTCCTTCGAAGGAAGAGAAGGAAAAGGTCTGGGGGAAATGCGCCGTCTGCATGCGTTTGCATCCGTGAGCCTTGTGTTACTGCGAAAGTCAATTCGAACTGCGGATGCTGGGGGTCTGCCTGAACGCTATCTGGAGGAAGCACGGTGCGTGCTCCCTGCTCCCGGTAGGAAATACATGGGCGAGTTTTGTGTCCCTGCCATGATTTGTGAATGATGAACATGGAAGGGTGGGCAGCCATATCCTTCCTCAAAATGAAGGCCACCCGGTCTTTGTTATGTCCTTGTACTCTGTTG
This genomic window contains:
- the ldhd gene encoding probable D-lactate dehydrogenase, mitochondrial → MTLLGQTLRLGFSRLPVVFWRCRRYSSAQTGAVERVIASFRAVTGDEGVSVGLAVREQHGRDESVHRCRPPDVVVFPRSVEEVSGLAKICHHHRLPIIPFGTGTGLEGGVGALKGGVCFSLRKMDQVLDLHQEDSDVTVEPGVTRKALNAYLRDTGLWFPVDPGADASLCGMAATSASGTNAVRYGTMRENVMNLEVVLADGTVLHTAGKGRRPRKTSAGYNITNLFVGSEGTLGIITKATLRLYGIPESMVSAVCSFPSVQSAVDSTVQILQAGVPIARIEFLDDVMINACNRFNNLSYAVAPTLFLEFHGSSKSMEEQVSVTEEITRENGGSDFAWAEDEETRGRLWKARHDAWYAAQALRPGCKAYSTDVCVPISLLPQIIVETKEDLIRNSLTGPIAGHVGDGNFHCLMVLDPNDPDEVQRVHAFTERLARRALEMDGTCTGEHGVGLGKRDLLREEVGPLTIEVMQGIKATLDPKNLMNPGKVL